Genomic segment of Penaeus monodon isolate SGIC_2016 chromosome 32, NSTDA_Pmon_1, whole genome shotgun sequence:
ATGCTATGAACATAGAACATTCTAAGAACTTTAATGTATAGGAAAGGGGTCCTCGAACTTTTTATCTCGTCGACCCCCCATGGAGTNNNNNNNNNNNNNNNNNNNNNNNTTAATCCAAACCCAAGCTTTTAATTCACACAGNNNNNNNNNNNNNNNNNNNNNNNNNNNNNNTGTATGTNNNNNNNNNNNNNNNNNNNNNNNNNNNNNNNNNNNNNNNNNNNNNNNNNNNNNNNNNNNNNNNNNNNNNNNNNNNNNNNNNNNNNNNNNNTTATAAAATCAATGtgagtactagtagtaatagttgatatacattataatgaaaagaaaacattagccattaatttttactttaagtCACAATAATCAGTTTACAAACAATTACGATACGCTCGCTAGGTCAGTACGGGACGCAGACAGGAATATATCCTGTACGGATAGGAGAGGTGAAAGAGACAATGGTAGGGGAATTTGGTTGAAAGTAGTGTTGCCAAAACTTCTAAAGCTTTACTGAAAATTTAACCTATTTTCGAATACAAGGAATTaatgtaaattattttaaatttcaatcGGTCTGATATTCAGATTTTACAAATTATTCCGGAAGATTTAAAACTGGAGGCTTGAATGTTCCCTTCGATCCCAGTAAACATTTAGCAACCCCCTTGTTCATGAATCCACTTTCGACCCACTGGCTAATCATCGACCCCTTGGATGGTCCCCGAGGATCAGCATCGACCATTATGAGAACCCTTGTTATAGGGGAAGAAGAACATTTGAAAGAGGGAATGACAGCAActaaaacagacagagaggctgAAAATAAATTCAGTcgaaaaacggagaaaaagaaatacacatttataaacagagagataacaGTCAGTGAATCTGACCTGCAGACAGAATGATGTAAAGCTATAATACATTGAGGAACACTGCCCGGTATTTAATGAACGCTATTATTCAGTCCGATAGGTTCCAAATCTTCCTGACTTATCCTGTTTACTATGTTTGATTTGAAAATGGTGACTCGGAGGACGACGACgagattttcaagaaaaaaagatcagaaCAAGCATCTCCCTTTATCTTAATGAATGATATTCCATGACTTAAAAGTACAAAATTAGCCTAACATAAATGGCCCTTGTTAATGATGACCCTTTTTCTTAATATAAGCATATTCTTACACTGTATATTGAATAAACTGCATCATTTCTTAATCTAACAGTATTTTCTTAGCAATACCGGTACATTCTTAATACATACAAAGTGCACTGTTGAATTCATAAGATCAGGTGTATGAAACAAGTGTACAATGTCCGCTTCGTAATCAGAAGCTCGTGAGTTGTTCATCATTGATTCTCACGACCTTCAGCTCTTTTCCGATTCCTCTTTCCCCATATCCAATCCTCCAGTAATTTCCCGCGTCTTTCATCCCTCTTGGCGTGTCGTATATGCGTTGCCGAGtattccctttttctctgctCTCGATACTATTTCTCTCCGCTtccatcatcctctccttctGGTTTTTAAGTCGAGTGTTTCGGTCCGCCTTCCTAACCCATACGGTGtcttcctctctatatatccactcttcttctctcacGCACTTCTCCTCGTCCCTCTGCTTCCAACTCGTCGCTATTCGGATTTTTNNNNNNNNNNNNNNNNNNNNNNNNNNNNNNNNNNNNNNNNAAAATCGGATTCCTCGTTTCACGGACAAGTGTTCGTCGCCAAAGTCCTCCTGACTCTTGTTCATCATCAACTTCCTCTCCTTCAGGATATCGTCGTAAACGCATTGCGTCCCCTTTGTTGAAGTGCGTTCTCCGGCGTCGGCAGATCCTGCGTTTTCCGTATCTTTTTCATTGCGGAAGAGCTGCTCGCTGTATTCCTCGTCGCTTTGGTTGGCCTCGGAGAGCCACTTCGTCTGGTACTCGTAACTTCTCTTTGGTCTCAGGACCAATTgcctctcttcccgttttctggCGATTTTCCCTTCCACGCTGcttattcccctccctttcctctccctactcCGCCCGTCACTTGATGCCAAGCTTTCGCCTTCGTGCAGCACCCCCAGGCTCCCTGTTCCCCCGAAGTCACTCGAGCCTTTGAAGCTGGACAACGGTGCGTTGTGGCCGGAGTATTCAACGCGTCCTCTCCCATACACACCTCCTTGTCTCTCGCCTCGCCTCGCTGCGTCGACGGGCCGCGCTAGACCTTCTGGCCCACGCCCGCCGCCTGTGATGTGGCCAAGCCCACTTCCCATGCTGCGACCGCGCCCACCACCACCCTGCTTCCGGCCGTCGTGCCGCTCGTCCACGTGGTTGAGGGAGGCGTAAGGAGTCCACTCGTCCAGGATTCTCTCCATCCTCGTGAGCTCCTCGATGTCGCCCACACTCCGAACGCGGTGATGTGTGTatccacgcccacgcccatacTGCCCCTCATCGTGCGGCCGCCCGAGACTGAACCCGTCGTGGGAGTGCGGCAGGAGGCTGGCGCTGGAGGAGAGCAGTTCGCGCTTGCGCCGTCGTTGCGGGNNNNNNNNNNNNNNNNNNNNNNNNNNNATCTGGGGGG
This window contains:
- the LOC119593857 gene encoding uncharacterized protein LOC119593857 (The sequence of the model RefSeq protein was modified relative to this genomic sequence to represent the inferred CDS: added 67 bases not found in genome assembly), whose translation is MEEQPQEEEDPQRRRKRELLSSSASLLPHSHDGFSLGRPHDEGQYGRGRGYTHHRVRSVGDIEELTRMERILDEWTPYASLNHVDERHDGRKQGGGGRGRSMGSGLGHITGGGRGPEGLARPVDAARRGERQGGVYGRGRVEYSGHNAPLSSFKGSSDFGGTGSLGVLHEGESLASSDGRSRERKGRGISSVEGKIARKREERQLVLRPKRSYEYQTKWLSEANQSDEEYSEQLFRNEKDTENAGSADAGERTSTKGTQCVYDDILKERKLMMNKSQEDFGDEHLSVKRGIRFWDGERKEREAERERKIRIATSWKQRDEEKCVREEEWIYREEDTVWVRKADRNTRLKNQKERMMEAERNSIESREKGNTRQRIYDTPRGMKDAGNYWRIGYGERGIGKELKVVRINDEQLTSF